A single window of Gambusia affinis linkage group LG18, SWU_Gaff_1.0, whole genome shotgun sequence DNA harbors:
- the cnga1b gene encoding cyclic nucleotide-gated channel rod photoreceptor subunit alpha — protein MVREWRGNSEGTARERRGNGEGTSTLFSFHMLQFSLRSRNVFMNCSSASRRGNGCNPKCNRSQRRRSTGSRYRTTAHISKTNRITMAKVAPLIPGPSSGLNPPSIVLQDMEEGAEPGDITQGLRRSQRGGAGALFNINNSNNNEEEEEEEKKRKKKEKKEKKEKREKEKQEKKERKEQKQKEKEEKEKEKQKEKEKLEKEKKAKEEAAKEITVIDPAGNTYYNWLFIVTIPVMYNWTLIIARACFEELQTDYLIMWFIVDFICDVIYIMDMVFRTRTGYLEQGLLVKDEQKLRERYMKTFQFKLDLVSMIPTDILYLILGITYPEIRLNKLLRFNRMMEFFQRTETRTNYPNALRISNLVMYILIIIHWNACLYYSFSKAIGFGSDRFVYPDPTDPEFGRLVRKYAYSMYWSTLTLTTIGETPPPVENSEYFFVVTDFLVGVLIFATIVGNVGSMITNMNAARADFQARIDAIKQYMSFRKVTKDLEKRVIKWFDFLWTNKKAVDERDVLKYLPDKLRAEIAINVHLDTLKKVRIFADCEAGLLVELVLKLQPQVFSPGDYICKKGDIGREMYIIKEGKLAVVADDGIKQFVVLSEGSYFGEISILAIKGSKAGNRRTANIRSIGYSDLFCLSKDDLMEALTEYPDAKALLEEKGRQILMKDGLLDLEVAAQGPDPKEMEEKVDKMTSNLDMLQTQYARLLAEHDATHSKLKHRVTRLEKKLAPPQEDAPGDAPPPPTPETTKEEEKK, from the exons ATGGTGAGGGAATGGCGAGGGAACAGTGAGGGAACGGCGAGGGAACGGCGAGGGAACGGTGAGGGAACCTCCACCCTCTTCTCCTTCCACATGCTCCAGTTCTCCTTGCGGTCCAGGAACGTCTTCATGAACTGCAGCTCTGCATCAAGGAGGGGAAACGGCTGCAACCCG AAATGCAACAGATCACAGAGACGCAGGTCCACCGGGTCCAGATACAGAACCACGGCTCACATCAGCAAG ACCAACCGTATCACCATGGCGAAGGTAGCGCCGCTAATCCCTGGCCCTTCATCTGGGTTAAACCCTCCCAGCATCGTGCTGCAGGACATggaggagggggcggagccaggTGACATCACACAGGGGCTCAG aagATCCCAAAGAGGCGGAGCAGGAGCTCTGTTCAAcatcaacaacagcaacaacaacgaggaagaggagga ggaggagaagaagaggaaaaagaaagagaagaaagagaaaaaggagaaaagaga AAAggaaaagcaggagaaaaaggaaaggaaggagcagaaacagaaggagaaggaagaaaaagagaaggagaaacagaaagagaaggagaagctggagaaagagaagaaggcCAAAGAGGAGGC GGCGAAAGAGATCACAGTGATCGATCCAGCTGGGAACACGTACTACAACTGGCTCTTCATCGTCACCATCCCAGTCATGTACAACTGGACCCTGATCATAGCCAG GGCTTGTTTTGAGGAGCTTCAGACTGACTACCTGATCATGTGGTTCATTGTGGACTTTATCTGTGACGTCATTTATATCATGGACATGgttttcagaaccagaacag GTTACCTGGAGCAGGGTTTACTGGTGAAAGATGAGCAGAAACTACGTGAACGTTACATGAAAACTTTCCAGTTCAAACTGGATTTGGTCTCCATGATTCCCACCGACATCCTGTACCTGATTCTTGGTATCACCTACCCTGAGATCCGCCTCAACAAGCTTCTAAGATTCAACAG GATGATGGAGTTCTTCCAGCGCACTGAGACCAGAACCAATTACCCCAATGCTCTACGTATCTCCAACCTTGTCATGTATATTCTCATCATCATCCACTGGAATGCCTGCCTCTACTATTCCTTCTCCAAAGCCATCG GTTTTGGTTCTGACAGGTTCGTGTATCCTGACCCGACAGATCCTGAGTTTGGCCGTCTGGTGAGGAAGTACGCTTACAGTATGTACTGGTCCACGCTAACGCTCACCACCATTGGAGAAACGCCGCCCCCTGTGGAGAACTCGGAGTACTTCTTCGTTGTGACGGACTTCCTG GTGGGTGTGCTGATTTTTGCCACCATTGTCGGTAACGTTGGCTCGATGATCACTAACATGAATGCTGCCAGAGCCGACTTCCAGGCCCGGATCGACGCCATCAAGCAGTACATGAGTTTCCGAAAG gTAACTAAAGACCTGGAAAAGCGAGTGATCAAGTGGTTTGACTTCCTGTGGACCAATAAGAAGGCTGTGGATGAGAGAGATGTTCTGAAGTACCTTCCTGACAAGCTAAGGGCTGAGATCGCCATCAACGTACATCTGGACACCCTGAAGAAG GTCCGGATCTTTGCGGACTGCGAGGCTGGTCTGTTGGTGGAGCTGGTGCTGAAGCTGCAGCCGCAGGTCTTCAGTCCAGGAGATTACATCTGCAAGAAGGGAGACATCGGCAGGGAGATGTACATCATCAAGGAAGGGAAACTGGCTGTGGTTGCTGATGATGGCATCAAACAGTTTGTTGTTCTAAGTGAAGGAAGTTACTTTGGGGAGATCAGTATCCTGGCTATCAAAG GTAGTAAGGCAGGAAACAGGAGGACAGCTAACATCAGGAGCATCGGGTACTCCGACCTCTTCTGTCTTTCCAAAGACGACCTGATGGAGGCGCTAACAGAGTATCCTGATGCTAAAGCTCTGCTGGAGGAGAAGGGACGACAGATTCTGATGAAGGATGGCCTGCTGGATCTGGAG gtggcagccCAGGGCCCAGACCCCAAAGAGATGGAGGAGAAGGTGGACAAGATGACGAGCAACCTGGACATGCTGCAGACCCAGTACGCCCGGCTGCTGGCAGAACACGATGCGACTCACAGCAAACTCAAACACAGAGTCACCCGACTGGAGAAGAAGCTGGCGCCGCCACAGGAGGATGCACCTGGTGATGCTCCGCCCCCTCCCACACCTGAGACcaccaaagaagaagagaagaaataa
- the nfxl1 gene encoding NF-X1-type zinc finger protein NFXL1 isoform X1: MRSGERRLAAPLRSAESEPGGVAMEPAWRQQGRGRGRGQEGQGERPRPLQKDRPGVTAGRGAKMNPGPAKGESVQSKFEEIRRSNQAAALRLVESRVSSSSSDEDNDDNDDDGDRQRGRIVESTFTSYTSQTGGDASALTRTGQYLSDMFQSGALTCLICIASVKRTQPVWSCSGCFSLFHLPCIQKWARDSVFLISSVTDEDFGQKQHPWPCPKCRTEYPPSATPNRYMCYCGKLQDPPADPWLVPHSCGSVCQQELKPSCGHTCLLLCHPGPCPPCPKMVSVSCLCGKAKPLPRRCSNKSWSCQQQCGKLLACKQHTCTQPCHTECPPCPRVSLQRCVCGRQTAERPCASPRWTCQQVCGAPLSCGNHTCEDVCHDGACPPCPRSISRSCPCGKTKSSLPCTEEVPPCGDTCDRRLSCLKHTCSMRCHRGSCETCRQEVEKACRCGRHRKPMACHKEYLCDAKCPQTRNCQRHQCRRKCCPGNCPPCDQICGRTLGCRNHKCPSVCHQGSCYPCPETVPVRCSCGSSVLVVPCGRERSTKPPRCREPCRLPPSCHHRDGEPHRCHPGPCPPCARPCLLPLPGCRHACPQPCHDLVLVRSQQVQLAGPWEQPAEPTFTKKALPCPPCLVPIPTSCFGEHEVSPVPCHRQGRFSCGRACGRPLACGNHDCSRECHLVTDGNQCEACEEGCAKPRPRCCPHPCPRPCHPGDCPPCSQMLRQRCHCRISTLYLECRKLTAADEPTRIQLSSCSNQCPKELSCGHRCKQVCHPGVCEETCQQKVKLRCPCKRIKKEVTCSLAAQSELQCDLVCKDQKRKASQVKEAEQQAALEEEQKKLQEELEAFEKRQQRGGRRSKRRGRREEVDEEQERARRWRRRCTTFLLLPLGGALLSAAAYYLLSLA; the protein is encoded by the exons ATGCGCAGCGGTGAGCGGCGTCTAGCGGCTCCTCTTCGCTCTGCTGAG TCAGAGCCTGGAGGCGTTGCCATGGAGCCGGCCTGGAGACAGCAGGGCAGGGGGCGGGGCCGGGGTCAGGAGGGTCAAGGTGAGAGGCCCCGCCCCCTGCAGAAGGACAGGCCGGGGGTCACAGCAGGAAGGGGGGCAAAGATGAACCCTGGACCTGCCAAAG GTGAATCGGTCCAGTCCAAGTTTGAGGAGATCCGGAGGTCCAACCAGGCCGCAGCCCTGCGCCTGGTGGAGAGTCGggtcagctcctcttcctccgatGAAGATAACGACgacaatgatgatgatggcgacagacagagaggaaggATCGTGGAGTCCACTTTCACCTCCTACACCAGCCAGACAG GTGGCGATGCATCGGCTCTGACCAGAACCGGCCAGTACCTCAGCGACATGTTTCAGTCTGGAGCGCTCACCTGCCTGATCTGCATCGCCTCAGTGAAGAGGACGCAGCCg GTGTGGAGCTGCTCCGGCTGCTTCTCCCTCTTCCACCTGCCCTGCATCCAGAAGTGGGCCAGAGACTCGGTCTTCCTCATCTCCTCTGTCACAGATGAAGACTTTGGTCAGAAGCAGCATCCCTGGCCCTG TCCGAAGTGCAGAACCGAATATCCTCCCAGCGCCACGCCCAACAG GTACATGTGCTACTGCGGGAAGCTGCAGGACCCTCCAGCCGACCCCTGGCTGGTTCCTCACTCCTGTGGCTCTGTCTGCCAGCAGGAGCTCAAACCCAGCTGTGGACACACCTGCCTGCTGCTCTGTCACCCTG GTCCATGTCCGCCATGTCCAAAGATGGTGTCCGTGTCCTGCTTGTGTGGCAAAGCTAAGCCCCTCCCCCGTCGCTGTAGCAACAAG TCCTGGTCCTGCCAGCAGCAGTGTGGGAAGCTGCTGGCCTGTAAGCAGCACACCTGCACCCAGCCCTGTCACACAG agtgcCCCCCCTGTCCCAGAGTCAGCCtccagaggtgtgtgtgtgggcggcAGACAGCAGAGAGGCCCTGTGCCAGCCCCCGCTGGACCTGCCAGCAG gTGTGTGGAGCGCCACTGTCCTGTGGGAATCACACCTGTGAAGACGTGTGTCACGATGGAGCGTGTCCCCCATGCCCCCGGTCCATCAGCAGGTCCTGTCCCTGCGGGAAGACCA agtcGTCTCTGCCGTGTACAGAGGAGGTGCCGCCCTGCGGCGACACGTGTGACCGCCGCCTGTCTTGTCTGAAGCACACGTGTTCGATGCGATGCCACCGAGGGAGCTGTGAGACCTGCAGacag GAGGTGGAGAAGGCGTGCCGCTGCGGGCGCCACAGGAAGCCGATGGCGTGCCATAAGGAGTACCTCTGTGACGCCAAGTGTCCTCAGACCAGGAACTGCCAGAGACACCAGTGCAGGAggaag TGTTGCCCTGGTAACTGCCCCCCCTGCGATCAGATCTGTGGTCGGACTCTGGGCTGCCGGAACCATAAGTGTCCCTCCGTCTGTCACCAAG GAAGCTGCTACCCGTGTCCGGAGACGGTTCCGGTCCGCTGCAGCTGCGGCTCGTCGGTTCTGGTGGTTCCGTGCGGCCGAGAGCGCAGCACCAAGCCGCCGCGCTGCAGGGAGCCCTGCAG GCTGCCCCCCAGCTGCCACCACCGGGACGGGGAGCCCCACCGCTGCCACCCGGGGCCCTGCCCGCCCTGCGCGCGGCCCTGCCTGCTGCCGCTGCCCGGCTGCCGCCACGCCTGCCCCCAACCCTGCCACGACCTGGTGCTGGTCCGGTCCCAGCAG GTCCAGCTGGCCGGGCCCTGGGAGCAGCCGGCGGAACCGACCTTCACCAAGAAAGCGCTGCCCTGCCCGCCCTGCCTGGTCCCCATCCCCAC gtcCTGCTTCGGAGAGCATGAG gtgagCCCGGTCCCGTGTCACCGTCAGGGCCGTTTCTCCTGCGGTCGGGCCTGTGGGCGCCCGCTGGCCTGTGGGAACCACGACTGCAGCCGGGAGTGCCACCTGGTTACCGACGGCAACCAG TGTGAGGCGTGTGAGGAAGGCTGtgctaagccccgcccccgCTGCTGCCCCCACCCCTGCCCCCGCCCCTGTCACCCCGGCGACTGCCCCCCCTGCAGCCAGATGCTGCGCCAGCGCTGCCACTGCCGGATCAGCACGCTCTACCTGGAGTGCAG GAAGCTGACGGCCGCCGACGAGCCAACCAGGATCCAGCTGAGCTCCTGCAGCAACCAGTGTCCTaaagag CTGAGTTGCGGCCATCGCTGTAAACAGGTGTGCCATCCAGGTGTGTGTGAGGAGACGTGTCAGCAGAAGGTGAAGCTCAGGTGTCCATGCAAGAGGATCAAGAAG GAAGTGACCTGTTCTCTGGCGGCTCAGAGTGAACTTCAGTGTGACCTCGTCTGCAAAGACCAGAAGAGGAAGGCCAGCcag GTGAAGGAGGCGGAGCAACAAGCCGccctggaggaggagcagaagaagcTTCAG gaggagctggaggcctTTGAGAAGCGGCAGCAGCGAGGAGGTCGGAGGTCGAAGCGGCGCGGCCGGAGGGAGGAGGTGGACGAGGAGCAGGAGCGAgccaggaggtggaggaggaggtgcaCCACCTTCCTCCTGCTGCCACTGGGGGGCGCTCTGCTGTCTGCCGCTGCCTACTATCTGCTGAGCCTGGCCtga
- the nfxl1 gene encoding NF-X1-type zinc finger protein NFXL1 isoform X2, which yields MEPAWRQQGRGRGRGQEGQGERPRPLQKDRPGVTAGRGAKMNPGPAKGESVQSKFEEIRRSNQAAALRLVESRVSSSSSDEDNDDNDDDGDRQRGRIVESTFTSYTSQTGGDASALTRTGQYLSDMFQSGALTCLICIASVKRTQPVWSCSGCFSLFHLPCIQKWARDSVFLISSVTDEDFGQKQHPWPCPKCRTEYPPSATPNRYMCYCGKLQDPPADPWLVPHSCGSVCQQELKPSCGHTCLLLCHPGPCPPCPKMVSVSCLCGKAKPLPRRCSNKSWSCQQQCGKLLACKQHTCTQPCHTECPPCPRVSLQRCVCGRQTAERPCASPRWTCQQVCGAPLSCGNHTCEDVCHDGACPPCPRSISRSCPCGKTKSSLPCTEEVPPCGDTCDRRLSCLKHTCSMRCHRGSCETCRQEVEKACRCGRHRKPMACHKEYLCDAKCPQTRNCQRHQCRRKCCPGNCPPCDQICGRTLGCRNHKCPSVCHQGSCYPCPETVPVRCSCGSSVLVVPCGRERSTKPPRCREPCRLPPSCHHRDGEPHRCHPGPCPPCARPCLLPLPGCRHACPQPCHDLVLVRSQQVQLAGPWEQPAEPTFTKKALPCPPCLVPIPTSCFGEHEVSPVPCHRQGRFSCGRACGRPLACGNHDCSRECHLVTDGNQCEACEEGCAKPRPRCCPHPCPRPCHPGDCPPCSQMLRQRCHCRISTLYLECRKLTAADEPTRIQLSSCSNQCPKELSCGHRCKQVCHPGVCEETCQQKVKLRCPCKRIKKEVTCSLAAQSELQCDLVCKDQKRKASQVKEAEQQAALEEEQKKLQEELEAFEKRQQRGGRRSKRRGRREEVDEEQERARRWRRRCTTFLLLPLGGALLSAAAYYLLSLA from the exons ATGGAGCCGGCCTGGAGACAGCAGGGCAGGGGGCGGGGCCGGGGTCAGGAGGGTCAAGGTGAGAGGCCCCGCCCCCTGCAGAAGGACAGGCCGGGGGTCACAGCAGGAAGGGGGGCAAAGATGAACCCTGGACCTGCCAAAG GTGAATCGGTCCAGTCCAAGTTTGAGGAGATCCGGAGGTCCAACCAGGCCGCAGCCCTGCGCCTGGTGGAGAGTCGggtcagctcctcttcctccgatGAAGATAACGACgacaatgatgatgatggcgacagacagagaggaaggATCGTGGAGTCCACTTTCACCTCCTACACCAGCCAGACAG GTGGCGATGCATCGGCTCTGACCAGAACCGGCCAGTACCTCAGCGACATGTTTCAGTCTGGAGCGCTCACCTGCCTGATCTGCATCGCCTCAGTGAAGAGGACGCAGCCg GTGTGGAGCTGCTCCGGCTGCTTCTCCCTCTTCCACCTGCCCTGCATCCAGAAGTGGGCCAGAGACTCGGTCTTCCTCATCTCCTCTGTCACAGATGAAGACTTTGGTCAGAAGCAGCATCCCTGGCCCTG TCCGAAGTGCAGAACCGAATATCCTCCCAGCGCCACGCCCAACAG GTACATGTGCTACTGCGGGAAGCTGCAGGACCCTCCAGCCGACCCCTGGCTGGTTCCTCACTCCTGTGGCTCTGTCTGCCAGCAGGAGCTCAAACCCAGCTGTGGACACACCTGCCTGCTGCTCTGTCACCCTG GTCCATGTCCGCCATGTCCAAAGATGGTGTCCGTGTCCTGCTTGTGTGGCAAAGCTAAGCCCCTCCCCCGTCGCTGTAGCAACAAG TCCTGGTCCTGCCAGCAGCAGTGTGGGAAGCTGCTGGCCTGTAAGCAGCACACCTGCACCCAGCCCTGTCACACAG agtgcCCCCCCTGTCCCAGAGTCAGCCtccagaggtgtgtgtgtgggcggcAGACAGCAGAGAGGCCCTGTGCCAGCCCCCGCTGGACCTGCCAGCAG gTGTGTGGAGCGCCACTGTCCTGTGGGAATCACACCTGTGAAGACGTGTGTCACGATGGAGCGTGTCCCCCATGCCCCCGGTCCATCAGCAGGTCCTGTCCCTGCGGGAAGACCA agtcGTCTCTGCCGTGTACAGAGGAGGTGCCGCCCTGCGGCGACACGTGTGACCGCCGCCTGTCTTGTCTGAAGCACACGTGTTCGATGCGATGCCACCGAGGGAGCTGTGAGACCTGCAGacag GAGGTGGAGAAGGCGTGCCGCTGCGGGCGCCACAGGAAGCCGATGGCGTGCCATAAGGAGTACCTCTGTGACGCCAAGTGTCCTCAGACCAGGAACTGCCAGAGACACCAGTGCAGGAggaag TGTTGCCCTGGTAACTGCCCCCCCTGCGATCAGATCTGTGGTCGGACTCTGGGCTGCCGGAACCATAAGTGTCCCTCCGTCTGTCACCAAG GAAGCTGCTACCCGTGTCCGGAGACGGTTCCGGTCCGCTGCAGCTGCGGCTCGTCGGTTCTGGTGGTTCCGTGCGGCCGAGAGCGCAGCACCAAGCCGCCGCGCTGCAGGGAGCCCTGCAG GCTGCCCCCCAGCTGCCACCACCGGGACGGGGAGCCCCACCGCTGCCACCCGGGGCCCTGCCCGCCCTGCGCGCGGCCCTGCCTGCTGCCGCTGCCCGGCTGCCGCCACGCCTGCCCCCAACCCTGCCACGACCTGGTGCTGGTCCGGTCCCAGCAG GTCCAGCTGGCCGGGCCCTGGGAGCAGCCGGCGGAACCGACCTTCACCAAGAAAGCGCTGCCCTGCCCGCCCTGCCTGGTCCCCATCCCCAC gtcCTGCTTCGGAGAGCATGAG gtgagCCCGGTCCCGTGTCACCGTCAGGGCCGTTTCTCCTGCGGTCGGGCCTGTGGGCGCCCGCTGGCCTGTGGGAACCACGACTGCAGCCGGGAGTGCCACCTGGTTACCGACGGCAACCAG TGTGAGGCGTGTGAGGAAGGCTGtgctaagccccgcccccgCTGCTGCCCCCACCCCTGCCCCCGCCCCTGTCACCCCGGCGACTGCCCCCCCTGCAGCCAGATGCTGCGCCAGCGCTGCCACTGCCGGATCAGCACGCTCTACCTGGAGTGCAG GAAGCTGACGGCCGCCGACGAGCCAACCAGGATCCAGCTGAGCTCCTGCAGCAACCAGTGTCCTaaagag CTGAGTTGCGGCCATCGCTGTAAACAGGTGTGCCATCCAGGTGTGTGTGAGGAGACGTGTCAGCAGAAGGTGAAGCTCAGGTGTCCATGCAAGAGGATCAAGAAG GAAGTGACCTGTTCTCTGGCGGCTCAGAGTGAACTTCAGTGTGACCTCGTCTGCAAAGACCAGAAGAGGAAGGCCAGCcag GTGAAGGAGGCGGAGCAACAAGCCGccctggaggaggagcagaagaagcTTCAG gaggagctggaggcctTTGAGAAGCGGCAGCAGCGAGGAGGTCGGAGGTCGAAGCGGCGCGGCCGGAGGGAGGAGGTGGACGAGGAGCAGGAGCGAgccaggaggtggaggaggaggtgcaCCACCTTCCTCCTGCTGCCACTGGGGGGCGCTCTGCTGTCTGCCGCTGCCTACTATCTGCTGAGCCTGGCCtga